AAGATTTTTGAAAACACAAATTCCTGAGGAGATCTTATGCTGcgtgaaaataaaaagaagttgATCAATGACATTAATCAGTGACAAATctctaattatttacagaaaaaattaaaCGTAAAATGAATGAAGTCTGTATGAGCACGAGATGAAACTCTTCCCTGTAAGGGTGGTGAGCcctggccaggttggacagggcttggagcagcctggtctggtgggagatgtccctgtccatggcagagggttggaTTGAGATGATCTTCCAACCAAATCATTCCCAAATTTTACTCTATGGCTTTAACAACCCTGTATGACAGGATTCTATTAGACCTTGTGCAAGCAGGAGCTTTcctcagcaggaaaagcagtttGCCTTTAAGAAGCCTTAAGAAAATGCTTTTACCTTATTGGGGATAAGATGTAGAAATGTTAGGTGGAGGTAATACAACTCAATGACATtcaatattaaaaatacaatgGTTCTGAGTACTGGAATCTCTTTCAGAGAGCATGAAAACACAGCATCAAGCCTGCTGCAGGATCACTATCTTGATTCATCTTGGAGAACTGGCAACAGTCTtgtaagtatttttttaattaatgctgCTTGTAGCAAGGTTATCAGAGCTTGTGTTCTCTCTTCCCTCCATGTACAtgatgttttgggtttttaaccACTGCTTCTTCCTTACTTTTACAAACTATTTCTTGTCAGTACTCAAGTACAGTGTGACAGAATTGAGatattaaaatgtgtttttgttgtttgcaGCCCTGGACGTTGGACAGCAGCATTAGTGAAGAAAACAGGGCTGTCATTGAGAAGATGTTGCTGGAGGAAGAGTATCCTTTTGCTGATTTGGGTTTATGTTTTCCTGTAGAATGCCAAAAAACTTCTTATTTCCAAAAGAACCGGACAAATCTTTGCCTGTTAAGGTGACTGAAGCCCTGTCAACTTCTGGGTAGATGGCAGAAATCCTGCAGTATTTGTTTCTACAGCTGGGTAATTCTGAAGCAGTGTAATTTACCTGATTACTAAAATTCTCACATGTACAAATATCTCTGATGCCTTGAAAATTTACTTAATGACTCTTTCAGGTATTATTTATCTAATAAATCACTTTCTGAAAAAATATGGCTCAACCAAAAGGAAGTGGAGAAAAGATCTATGAAAAGGTAAGGTCTGGGAAAAATTCTTAGCTAGCTGAGTACAAATGAAAAGTCCTTCTAAAATCCTTCTTATTTGCTGGATGTGCACCAGCAACACAAttactaatttttattttcactcttGCATTTGCAGCCCACataagaaaactggaaaagtcATGTATGTAAATTTTAACAATTGAATTGCATTTTTAAGTATGATGTCTGATTTTGTTACCAGatactattttaaaaaaattaaagtttgttttgtttgactGTATAAAAATTATTCAAGACACCTTTCAACAGGAAGAAATATTATGTGTAACAAGAGGCTAGAGTGAACCaggttttggggagttttttggTAGCACAGTGATCTTTATGATAAAAATTTGTTAATTCTAGTTGCCTTTTCACCTGAACTTTTCTGTTGCCTGCTTTGATGTATTTCTGTGCCATTGGTCACTGATAAATATTGAGTTGCTTTGAATCTCCCATCATGATGGAGAAGCTGATGagattttcagtatttttttatgAGTCATATTCATGTTTAGAACAATACTTTGAGTTTTGCCAAAGATGGGGAATAGTCCTTCCATCAGAGGGTGCCTTGAGTGACTGGGATTGGAGAATATTTGGATTTGGGAAATCACTGATTTCTGCTTCCTGCATTCCCAGGGTGCGCTCACCCACAAAATCACCTGGCTGTTCCTTGAAGTGgacagcagaggaaaaagagCTGTTTGAACAAGGACTGGTGAgtttgtttatatatataatattttaaattgaattaaTGAGTTTATCTTAAACAGTAAAGTACTTGACCTGAATAAGCATGTTGTATAATCACAATGCTGCATTAACTATGAGAAGTATAGTAGAGTGTGTTCTGAAGACAAATCAGGTAATAGAGTAAAATCCTTACTCTGCAAACCTTACAACCTTTACTGTTGTAAGGTCTGCAGAGATTATATGGTTGTGCCAATTCTAAAAGGGTTTGCTTTGCCAAGCACAAGAATTCCTTGGGATAACAGGCAGCAGAGTGCCTGAAATGGGTGAAGAAGATCCTTCAgttaagaataaaaataattcttacTGCTGGATGCAGTTTCCTTCTTGGTAGAACATAAATAGTGAGGTTCTCTACCATGGGTTTGCTGTAGTGTTTGTGCATTTTAATGAATAATGAGGTTTTGAGCTCATTTGACATGTACAGTGCCAtgtctgtgatgtcacagtcgGGGTCACTTCCATGGGCTTTGAATTTCAGGTGAAATTTGGCCGCAGGTGGACGAAAATTGCCAAACTGATCGGCACTCGAACGGTCCTGCAAGTCAAGAGCTATGCTCGGCAGTACTTCAGGAACAAGGTAAATGgggcatccctggggctggcaaaaAGGTGTTTGCCCATGGCTAGCTTGGTTTTAATCTGTCTTTGCAGGGCACTGCTGTCAAAGCAGGTATTCTATTCATTCCTGTATTCAGAGAAGTGGAATATCGTTATTTGCAGATTTAAATGTGAAGTCAGGCCTGGTTTCAAATTCCTAGAGTGACCACTGGTTTTATTGCTGGTATAACTAAACAATAAATGCAGTATAATTGTGGTCCCTAGCACTGTTGGTTGTTAGTCTGAAAATACTGGTTTTCTATTACACAGCTCTTTCTGCTGTGTGTTGTAGATTTAGCTTCAGCCTTATTTGAGATTTCATGGGCTTTAAGAAGGAATAACTACTTTCTGGGGCTTTTTGACTAGAATGTAAATTTATATTTGGCCTAAAGCATACCTATAATCCCAAAAGTCAGTTGCAATGGATTAAACTAAATTAAAACGATAAATTAAAGAAGAAACACTTCAGAATATCTGCTGTTCAAATAAAACACTCCTGATTATTTGGGATGTAGATGATTTTGGCTTGTTTTTCCCACCTAAAAGTGATTTATATTTTCCTAAGGCAAAAAATGGTGATTCAgaaaaagaagagcaaagtcagtGTGGGAGCAGCCTTCCCATGGAAGATGGGGCAGGAATGGAAGCTGGAAGCTTGAGAGGCCGTGCAGACCCCAACCTGAACGCGGTGAAAATCGAGAAGCTCTCAGATGATGAGGAAGTGGACATAACTGATGACATGGATGAACTGCTCACTCCTGCCTTCCAGCAAGAAACAGGAAAATCTGAATTATCTGTTATCCCAAAAAGTCCAGCTGTAGAAACAAAAGCAGTGGAACAAGGTTTTTCATCTGCTGGCCACAGTTCTGCAACTGCTTTGCCTAAAGAAGAGCCTCAGCACACCAGGCCAGAGCCAATGGATGCTTTGGTATTTCCTGCTGTGGCAGCAACGTGTTCCCAGCACCTGAATGGGGATAAATCTGTGAATTTGGATTACCAGCAGTACAACAATCTTGTTGAGAAAGCTGAGCAAAGCGGACCAGTCACATGTCCTGCACAAGGAGCCGATCAGGAGCTCAGTGAGGAGCAAAGAGACCTGGCTGACAATGGATtgctttttccttctccctgccaAGGGGATGAAGATCATCaagaggaagcagaggagcTGAAGCCACCTGATCAAGAAGTGGAGGTTGACAGAAGCATCATTCTGGAAGAAGAGAAGCAAGCTATTCCCGAATTCTTTGAAGGGCGCCAGGCCAAAACACCAGAGCGTTATTTGAAAATCAGGAATTATATTTTGGATCAGTGGTGAGATGCATTAAATTTTTACTGAAATAAGTGATTAAGATGTCCTGGTCTGATGTAGTTAAAACACTACTTAGCACTAATAGCTTACTTCTGAATAGAGTGAAATTAATTGTGTGGTAGCTTGCCAGTGAAGAACATTCATTATTAATACTTCTTTTGCatcttcctgattttttttttctctggcaTTCTGGAAGCTGAGCAATGAAAATACTTTGAAGCATTAAGAAAATGAATGTTCTGTACCAGAACAGGCTGCATTTATTTTGGCTGTGCTATTTCCTTGCCATTTTTGCCATCCTATGCATAAGAATGGTTTTAACAAATGGTTCCTTAAAATAACCAATGGCTTTAATTCCATAGCTCTGCCTTTACAGAAAGGCAGCAAGAAGCAATAGTCTGTGCTAGAGCAAATAGTGTTGACCAAAGGAATGCCTCAAATTCAGAATCAATTTGGACTGGTGCTTGTgcacttaaatattttatattccaTCTGCACAGGAGTGGTGTAAGGAAACATAGTGACTTGTAGTAGAAGGCTCAAGATAATTTGGCTGCCAGTTTTGGTTTGTGCTTGCTTTGAAGCAGAAAGAATTACTGAGTTTAGCTCTGTCCTCATTCAGTTGTCTTGTGCTCTGACAGCTTCTAGTTGCAAAGAGAGACTAAAATTCCATTCGACACCAGAGGAGTGTTAACTGAGAATTCAGTATCAgcttaaaggaagaaaaacaaatgcacAGAGAGTGAAAACAGGACCTCAGTTAAAGTCCCCCAATTCCTTCACCCCCCGTGGTTTGTTCTGCTGTTTGACCAGGTGCTGTGCTTTGTTTTAGGGAGAGATGCAAACCCAAATACCTGAACAAGACCTCGGTGCGGCCCGGCCTGAAGAACTGCGGGGACGTGAACTGCATCGGGCGCATCCACACCTACCTGGAGCTCATAGGAGCCATCAACTTCGGCTGTGGTAATGCTGTTAGAGCAGTCAGTAcagagcctctgctgctgcagggactgcCCAGCACTAGGGTGTGTGTGCTGCTCACACAGAGCATGCACATTCATCCGTGCTAGGAAGGACCTTGTTTCAGATTGTCCCTCATAACTTTGGAAAATCTCGAAGGGCTTGTAACCTATTAACAGGATTAGAAATTTTAGGCTTACACCAAaccttctatttttctttttatttttcttttcccgtGTTTAATCACACAGCAGTTGCTGGGATGTCTGTTTTGTTTCATGCTTTTCTGTGTGTCCTGATACCAACTGTCTGAAATTCTGCCCTTCTTACAAGGTAGAATTCAAGTAATTGTTTCTTTT
The genomic region above belongs to Zonotrichia albicollis isolate bZonAlb1 chromosome 8, bZonAlb1.hap1, whole genome shotgun sequence and contains:
- the MYSM1 gene encoding deubiquitinase MYSM1 isoform X2, giving the protein MAAAEEPEVDIEGDAAAAPGEHENTASSLLQDHYLDSSWRTGNSLPWTLDSSISEENRAVIEKMLLEEEYYLSNKSLSEKIWLNQKEVEKRSMKSPHKKTGKVMVRSPTKSPGCSLKWTAEEKELFEQGLVKFGRRWTKIAKLIGTRTVLQVKSYARQYFRNKAKNGDSEKEEQSQCGSSLPMEDGAGMEAGSLRGRADPNLNAVKIEKLSDDEEVDITDDMDELLTPAFQQETGKSELSVIPKSPAVETKAVEQGFSSAGHSSATALPKEEPQHTRPEPMDALVFPAVAATCSQHLNGDKSVNLDYQQYNNLVEKAEQSGPVTCPAQGADQELSEEQRDLADNGLLFPSPCQGDEDHQEEAEELKPPDQEVEVDRSIILEEEKQAIPEFFEGRQAKTPERYLKIRNYILDQWERCKPKYLNKTSVRPGLKNCGDVNCIGRIHTYLELIGAINFGCEQAVYNRPQPADRSRCREGKDTVEAYQLAQRLQSMRTRRRRVRDPWGNWCDAKDLEGQTFEHLSAEELARRREEEKLKPAKSSKGSRQIKSSFDPFQLIPCCLFTEEKQEPFQVKVSSEALLIMDLHSHVSLAEVIGLLGGKYSEADKIVEVCTAEPCNSLSTGLQCEMDPVSQTQASESLAARGFRVIGWYHSHPAFEPSPSIRDIDTQAKYQSYFSRGGAMFIGMIISPYNRNNPLPYSQITCLVISDEISSDGSYRLPYKFEMEQMLEEPQWELVFEKTRWIIEKYRFCHSVPMDKIFHRDSDLTCLQKLLECMRKTLGKVTNCLIAEEFLTQIENLFLSTYKSEKDAEGNENEHSQQLPV
- the MYSM1 gene encoding deubiquitinase MYSM1 isoform X1 is translated as MAAAEEPEVDIEGDAAAAPGEHENTASSLLQDHYLDSSWRTGNSLPWTLDSSISEENRAVIEKMLLEEEYYLSNKSLSEKIWLNQKEVEKRSMKSPHKKTGKVMVRSPTKSPGCSLKWTAEEKELFEQGLVKFGRRWTKIAKLIGTRTVLQVKSYARQYFRNKAKNGDSEKEEQSQCGSSLPMEDGAGMEAGSLRGRADPNLNAVKIEKLSDDEEVDITDDMDELLTPAFQQETGKSELSVIPKSPAVETKAVEQGFSSAGHSSATALPKEEPQHTRPEPMDALVFPAVAATCSQHLNGDKSVNLDYQQYNNLVEKAEQSGPVTCPAQGADQELSEEQRDLADNGLLFPSPCQGDEDHQEEAEELKPPDQEVEVDRSIILEEEKQAIPEFFEGRQAKTPERYLKIRNYILDQWERCKPKYLNKTSVRPGLKNCGDVNCIGRIHTYLELIGAINFGCEQAVYNRPQPADRSRCREGKDTVEAYQLAQRLQSMRTRRRRVRDPWGNWCDAKDLEGQTFEHLSAEELARRREEEKLKPAKSSKGSRQIKSSFDPFQLIPCCLFTEEKQEPFQVKVSSEALLIMDLHSHVSLAEVIGLLGGKYSEADKIVEVCTAEPCNSLSTGLQCEMDPVSQTQASESLAARGFRVIGWYHSHPAFEPSPSIRDIDTQAKYQSYFSRGGAMFIGMIISPYNRNNPLPYSQITCLVISDEISSDGSYRLPYKFEMEQMLEEPQWELVFEKTRWIIEKYRFCHSSVPMDKIFHRDSDLTCLQKLLECMRKTLGKVTNCLIAEEFLTQIENLFLSTYKSEKDAEGNENEHSQQLPV